A single genomic interval of Juglans regia cultivar Chandler chromosome 1, Walnut 2.0, whole genome shotgun sequence harbors:
- the LOC108982077 gene encoding uncharacterized protein LOC108982077 → MGHFRHPYIQAANMFSHFCNSNKTIRFLLSFSLLSIILSHSSLLPFLLDSFHIHVSTFPLKPFSYTIDKNYVFLFCNGLLVFIVKNSGLVGNNSSLGDDLDEECVMKNGDSTRPSEQELGLSENKASDGSKNALPEVEEEEERANGTLIALGEGENGLILAMHDEDEEQDNGLVIIKEEEEEEEGNGLELLSTEELNKIFDDFIRKKKEEIKFGGQQLIVV, encoded by the coding sequence ATGGGTCATTTCAGGCATCCATATATCCAAGCTGCAAATATGTTCAGCCACTTCTGCAATTCCAACAAAACCATCAGATTCTTACTCTCCTTCTCACTCTTATCTATCATTTTGTCCCACTCTTCATTGCTCCCTTTTCTTCTCGATTCCTTCCATATCCACGTTTCTacttttcccttgaaaccttTTAGCTACACCATTGACAAGAACTATGTGTTCCTGTTTTGCAATGGACTCCTAGTTTTTATTGTAAAGAACTCTGGTCTAGTCGGGAATAATTCTTCATTAGGGGATGATCTTGATGAAGAATGTGTCATGAAGAATGGAGATAGTACTCGGCCATCAGAACAGGAACTCGGACTGTCAGAGAATAAGGCGTCGGATGGAAGTAAAAATGCACTACCTGAagttgaagaggaagaagaaagagcaAATGGGACTTTGATTGCGCTAGGAGAAGGAGAGAATGGGCTAATTTTGGCTATGCacgatgaagatgaagaacaaGATAATGGCCTTGTTATCatcaaagaagaagaggaagaagaagaaggaaacggACTCGAGCTTCTGAGTACAGAAgagttgaacaaaatatttgatgattttatcagaaagaagaaagaagaaataaaattcgGAGGGCAGCAACTGATCGTGGTTTGA